CTGGTCCGGGCATAAACAAGAGAGGAGCAGTATCGTACCGCGTCGAGCCAGTCCTGGTTGACAGCCTCGCGGAAGCGAACTGCCCGGAGCAGACGATCATTCTCGCAGACCCTGTTGATCTGGGTGAAGGTCAAGGGGTCGGGGTTTTGAGCGAGGGCTGAGCCCACCAGCACCGTCCAGGATACTACAAGCTGCGTCAATTTCATGTTGGCTTCGTCCAGGTGTGTCTGATCCGGGCTGGGGTGAGATGactggagagagagaggttaCAAGAAGACAGCGTGGTGTTCAAACATAAATCATGGTTTCGGTTCTGATGTTGATGCAAGCCGGAATGCCCAACAGTCGCGTCGCGAGTAAACAAATTTCGTTGACTCCATTCCAACATGACTCCCTCTGCTGAGACACTTTCCAAAGCTCGGGACACCCTGTCTGTCCTCCCTTTTCAAAAGACGTGTTGGTATCATGAAATTGCACCACAGactcttggtggtggcatgCGATCTTCTCTTGAATTGTCTCAACTTCTCCCTGTGCCTTGCCAGCTCCTGTAAAGCTCAGCTTGGTGTCTTACTGTCATTAGGGTCAAGAATTTCCATGAGGAGAATATGATTTCACTACTTTCTGGCAATAGATCGATCGGTAGTGCCCAGGCTGCCTCTTCCAAAACAGCTGTTGGGCTGGGTGTTCCTTGCACCCGTCAGTAGCAACAATAAGGGTAGCCATCGTTATCATGTTTCAACATCAAGCGATGATAGAGATCCACATATCCCCAGCAAATTAACACATCATATCATTACAACCGCCCCATTCCCACCGCTGATCACTGCCTGCCATACCCAAACCTCGCCTCGTGGTCATATATACTCGGCATATTGTACAGCTCAtgatcctcctccgccgccttggGCTTTCTAGCACTTGTACACCTCCACAAGCAAAAATAGAGGGGGACCAACAGTATAAACATGCCCCCTGCCAGAACTGCATACCCCAACATGACCAACCTTGTCTGCTCCGACAGTTtcagcccccttttttttttttcccatGTTAGCATTCGTCCAAATTTCACGGCCATCACGCAAGCACTCACAATCCATTATTCACCAACAACGCGacccaaatccccctcccaccccaagcGTGCACCTGCTTCACCCACCCTCCattcccaaccacctcctgcCCCCCCGCTGCTCGCCTCCtgacccaacccccccatccaaccatgaccaccatcaccgccacagtcaacaaccccaaaacctgGTGCCCTGTTCCCATCTTGCTCGTAAGAACATGCTGCCCACTGATGACAAGCCCCGGCACCATCGCGCCCAGGGTAAATAGAAAGTAGATACTCCCAGTCGCAACATGCAGCTTGGGCCACTTCCTCCCCAGGAAAGCCGCAACAAGATTGTCGAATGGTGCGATGGCCAGGGCCACAATCGCAAACAGGATCCCGTGCGCGGTGGCGGCTTTGTTGCTTGActttttgagggaggggtcaTCATCCGGGAAGGTGACGTGCTGAGTTATGTTTCTTGGTGGCCCCACCCCGCCGGGGCCGGTTGATTTGGAGATGTCGATGTTGAAAATGCCGTGGGCGACGTGGCGTCGGATGCGGGCGTCGAGGTCGTCGGTGGAGAAGGCGCCCGAGTTGGGGCCTACGGCGAACATTATCGGTGcggtgggggtgttgttggtcgggatgggggggttgaagggggcgGATTGGCTTTGGAGGTTGCGGCAGCTGTGGCATGTGCCGTTGGCCGTCATTTGGCCTGTTTTTGGGGAGAGCTCGCTGCCagggtggagggtgatgcggagggggtggtgggttggttcCGTGTTGCCGCTGGTGAAGGGGTTAGTCGACGATTATTAGGTGAGGAAAATGTGTGGAGGGGGGTCTACTTTGTGAACCGTGGGCTGACGGTGACTGATTTGCGGTCTGCAGATGGGTACATCACCAAAATTACCGAGTTTGCCATGCTGGACCCGAAGCCAATGGCCGAGTATTGATACCAATCTGGAGAGCTGACGTAAAAGTTGATATCGTTTGAGCCATCGtctgggaggttgatggaaaTGATGGTGTTGGCCTCAGGGATAAAGACATTTGAAGCATTGGTCTGACCCAAGACGAGATGTAATTGTGAGATGAGGTctgtaggtaggtaggttaGTTCAACACCTGCAGATCCAAGCTGTACAAACTTACAAAACATGAGCCATAGTAGTGATGAGGCCATATTCGCTTTTAACCTGTTGCCAGGAACTTGAACACCGTGGAGAACGACCAAGAGAAATGGAGACTCAAAGAAAGAGAACTCCGGACCACATCATgtattatcatcatcatcaagatgGAAATGGCCGTGCAAAACAATGCAACCATGCAGATGTGCTTGCCGTCGGGATGTAGTTGTCGGCGGCTAAcatctccagctctcccTTGTCATTGGCTAGCCCTGTACTTGGAAGCGCTGCGCGCACCGTGACGGCAATACGCCTAGCACTTGCACCCCCAATCAACGACCTGTCACACGCAACCCGTTGGTGACAAAGGCCCAAAAATAGGCAAGCGGCAGTTGCCGGCTTTTGCAACTGGTGAAACTTATTAGCATCCTAGAAATGGCCCAAGCTAATTTTCCTTTCAAGGTATCCAAGTCTAGAGAACAGATGGTGTGAATTTTCCCATGACAGGTTGGTTCTACAAAATGTGTAGAAGTTGTTTAAAAACTCATTTAGAAACGGACTGGGGTGGAGCTCCGTATTgccctacctacctatcctcTGAATACTGGAACCAGAAGCTTCCAGGGCGTGCATTGCTTGACTGCCAGTAATCAAAGAAGGAAACAACTGAGATACCCACGATAAACACAAGTGCTTAAACTATTCTAAGCTCTATGCTTcactaaaaaaaaaaaaaaaaaaaggatgtCGTTCAGATCATGTTTTGTTTATAACAGTGGGGTTTGCCCATGAGCCCCTGAAGCATGAACGACCCTAACTCTAAATCTCCCTTTGGTGACAACCAGAGTCTAATTTAACCACCTGCTAGACTCTCAAAGCAACTATTCAAAATCCTTTTAACGCAATTTAACCTAGAGGATGTCTGGATTGACAATTAAAACCACTCTTGACAACCCAGGCTGTGAATTATGTAAAAAAACTATGAAGCCGGTTTGCCAACATCATACGTTAGAATCCAAGCAAGACATTTTATTTTAATGATTTGCCACTTCTCATGAGTATCAAAAGTATCATGGGATTTTAAGAAAAGAAATGTATCTTGATACTGGCAGGAAACAATGTGGGCACATGTCAGCTGTGACAAAATGATTCTTTTGAAACAAAGCATGTTAGAACAAGTCTCACGCAAAGTCGTTCAACGCCGGAAATGATCCCCCTTTATCTCATAGAGGTATTTGCTGCACAAATTTGCGTCTTGCATATCTAGGGACGAGAATCTATAGAGTCTAACAACTTTGGTTATTTGTAGTGCTTAGGTAAATGAGTAGGTGTAACCTTTCGCTCATTCAAAGTGGATCGCGATTAGAAACCTACATCATCCACAAGCAAGTAAATACAGAAACATGGTTGTATTGTAAAGGTCAAAAACAATTTGATACATCAAGCCTTCGGGTTTGCACTGGTAGCATGGCAGAGTCTTGGATCCAGAACCGATTGGTGCCAACGTTTCACCAGGTCCTATCATTTTCCATTTTCGTTGACACAACAGCACCATATGACTCGCATCTTGCATTAGCCGACCGATTTTGTGCTGAAAGACAGCCGACGAGCCTGAGAAACATAACAGCTGTGAGGAAATAACTGGTCAAATCTGGGTCGAGCTAGCTGGTCTGCGCTGGGTTCTGCATGTTGTGTGAGGTGGCGGGAAAGACATCATTGACCGCTTGTTTTGGATTCTCTGGACAGCAACATCCCACCTAAAAGGTCTGCTGCCGTTCTCAGTTTTGAGCAAAAGGATCACATGATTTGCTATCCTACTTTTGCTGTTCTCCATTGGACTTGTGTCGGTTATTGCACCTTGCCACCCGGTTACTTTAACCTCTTTGCGGTATCGCCACGCTGGCCTCCAAGATCACCCAAAAGACAAGTTGCCGTAGTTCCGACCGGATCCTGCACCGTTTGGGCTTCAGGACTGGAACTCAACAGCTCTGCATTGTGGTGTAGGGTTCCGCTACCCTCACCCACACAGACGTTTAAGTACCATGTGAGCCTGACTGACACCATTCTCATAGAATCATTGGCACTCAAAAGTGGGTTAAACCtgtattatattataaacCATACCTCAGAAGTAAATTTATGGTCCTTTAAAGTGTCTTTAAAGGCCCATGTACTTTTTTTCAACGCATATGAATTAGCTGTAAAGGCCCAACGATTATCCTTCGAGGTGTGGTTTATAATATAATGTGGGTTCAATCCATTTTTGAGTGCCAAtgattttgtggtgagggtgcctGAACGTGGGGCATATGGAAACCCGACGGTGACCTGTGCATGACTTTTCCCATTATTTTGCTGAGGTTCTGATCATCGTCGAAGTCCAGAACGCGGCACCTTTCCTGACCTGAACCCAGCCCAGCTACGTCATCAAGGAAGATGGGGTCGTTCGGCAAAGTGGTCAGCTGGTGTCTGTGATCCTTATTTCCATTGGGCATTGACCCGAGTTGATACATGTAATTATTATCTGACAGTGAACCTTTCGGCAAAATGACAGATAACCATAGAAAACGCAAAATAAAAAAGCAGCAaaacaccaaagccaacagAGGAGATCATGTCTCATGGTATCATAAGTTCATCAAGCCAGCAGTACATGGTCCTGAGACCACTTTGAGTCAATCTTTCGCCCGCGCCTCCTCCTGTCATGCGCCAAAAAACACTAATTTTTATGCCGATACATGTTGTTCGAAATGAAAGCGTCACTCGAAAGGCCTTCGCTCGGGGACGGAAACCTCGGGAGCGCAGCCGGTAATGTGCAAACAGGGAGAGTCTAGCACCCAGACAGCGTGTGCAATGGCCACGCATTTTTGATGAGGGGATGTGTTAGGCTCGATCTGTTGTCCACGCCTCTCTAGAGTCGTGTTGAGAATCAAGTGTTGGCATGCCCGGCTTACGCGGGTGTGCATCATATTAAAGAATACGAGGATGCGGTGGCGGAGTATAAGTTCTGGGTCATCCGAATAGGAGTGTTTCCCGACTTGTCGGGTGGCTGTGTGTCTCGGAAACACATCACGCCGATGGGGTAATTGTGATACGGAACAGGTCGCGCTTTAGCTATGGTTTGGTGATTAGTTCCTGATAGTGAACAGATGATTGACAGAAATTGAGGCCTACCTGGACCGCCCAGCGTCCACTGTATTCTGTGTCGAGATACTGCTTCAACTCGGTGGATGTTACTCGGTTGACAGGGACAGTGTAGACACCGTCTGTGACTTGTTCAACCCCCTTGATAGGTGGTTGATTTCGTACTCTAGGGGCTGAGGGTTTAGACATTGGGATGAGATGAAGCAGGTCGGATCAAAGCAGACAAACAGAGAAAGAGGGTGGAATGGGTGATGCCAAGAAAGCGGATGCCTTGAGAACCCAGAGATGCTTGCTATCACACCAAGAAAACATGAACGAAGAACATGTGAGGACAAGTGTGCCCAGAGGCATTTATATAGAACATTTGTGGTCGTGTCGCCCCTGGACCACCAGATGAGACACAGTACATCCCTGGATGGACCTAGGTTCAATCCGACCAATAGCGTTCCTGTTTGGCCCCCCACTGTTTTCGCCCCCTGGGCAGGTCCGTGGGCAGAGAAGCGCAGCCACTTGCTCAGTGCGACTTGGCCGTCGGGTCTGGGTAAAGATTGTAGACAACTCCTCTGAGTACGCGGTTGTGCATTTGTCTTCTGACTCCTGAATCTAGACCTGGATTTCATCTTTCTTGCTAACGGCGTGACGCGTTGGTTTACTCATCTTCTGACACATCTTTGCTCTTAGCTACTGCTCGGTCACCTGGAACTCCTGGCATGTTACATcgtaccctaacccttgtGGTCCAAACGCACACCAGTACTCCACTCACGAAAATACGTGTTTGGTCATGACAGTAGCGTATTTCAGCTCCCTCATGTCATGGCTAACTGTAATTGGTGATATGTCCGCGGTTATGCCACCGTAGGCAGATTCATTTCTCGGGCGAGAAAGGTGTGTCGAACAATTGGAGACAAAACGTAATTGACCTGAAGATGGGCCTCACCTTTCCAGGGAGCCGAGAGGGATGGCTTGGACGCCGCAAGGGAATCTCAGCGACGGCTCTTATCCTGCGGTTCGATGGCACATGTCAAAAGTCCCCGGCTCATTTGAGGTTTGTTGGTTGCCTCGCGGGGTCCGGCGGGAAATATATGCCTTGCAAGATCAGCACCATCTGCTGCGCCACTAAGCTGCAGGAATACTGGCACTTCCTGGCGCTTGTCGTTGCATCTCTTCATGCCCTTCCATGCCCCTCCAGCCACCTCTTTATGGAAGGGAGACAATGCCTCAGCTTGGACACTTAAGCTTAAAAAGAGGACCACTGGAGATTTTCCATGATCTTTCCCTGGAAGATGTTCTAGAGTACGGTATGAGATATATTGAATGAAAATTTTTGTGTCGATAAAAGCATGCAGAACCGCTCAATTTTCCTTACGCTTCCAGGTCCTCAAGCAAAAGGTAGCACTTAGATAGCTAGCTGGTAAGGGTCCTCAGACGAGAGAAAGGCAGAGCGCGTCGGAGAGCGAACATCACCACCtagtaggtaggtacacCACCCTTTTACCTACCTGCATTTGTATGCCGACTGAGGCTGGGATTGAGTTTCATGGGACGCACTATCGTGGTCCGCGGTCAACAGCCTGCTCGATTTATCAGTGCCATCATCCACAAGGCGACCGATGCAATCGTGGCTTGGGTTTTTCTCAAGGCGAGGCTCCGGGCCTGAGGTTGCCAATGGTGCCTGCATGAGGAAACTGCAGTTTCTTGCTGTTGAATGTGCCTCTTTCTCTTGCCATTGCGCGCAGTTATTTAGGAGCGCTCATCCCGGTTGCCGCGCTCACGTTGTGctcgccttctttttctcattTGAATCGAGTGGACTCTTGTATCCATGaagttgttggtgctgcACTTTTAAGACAAGCACTTGTCTGCATTGTCTGCAGTAAACCGTCGCCAAGCATTGTCCCTTCACcagccatcttcctcctcgctggCCAGGCTGAAGCGCTGCCTCGCCTTTGGCGCTAACACTCGCCGCAAATCATCTACAGCTCCGCGCACAGCACAGAGCTCCACTCTGTAAAAGAATAGAAGGTTCGTGTATACCTATCTACCAAAGAGTAGGGCTTCCTTTTTGCCTGGTACGCTGACCTCGGCCTCCAGACCGCAATGCCTCCAATTCCAAACGTTCACGTGGTGTATGACAACCGGCGAGTCCACAGGATTGATGACAGGGGCAATGAGGCTTGGTCCTACAAACATGCTCGGAAGCGCAAGACAATCAAAGTCTCCGAACAGAACCCAGAGATTATCCGACACATCAAGGACCGTCTCTACAAGACAGCCCACAAAAACAAAGGCTTCCTTGGATCCCAAGATCGTGGAATGAGATTCGTTACTCGTGCTCAGTttgacaacatcatcacacccGAGGCTGTTCTTCAGGTAGTCGCCAAGCTGGCGTGTTACCAAGGCTTGACAGCAAGGGATCATATGCAAATTGCCCAAGATATCTACTGGGGCACAGAAGATGGACGCCGCTCGCCCTGTCGCCGACTGCTTGCTTCCCTCATCGGGACCGGGAATTCAGAAGCACTCGGCAGCATCAAAACACTGATCGATGAAGGCCTCAGTGACACCTGTCTTCCCCTCCTAGTTAAGGAAGTCATGGAGGAGGACACGCTGATATGTGCTCACCATGAACACCAACATGCCTCCATAAACGATATGGACCTGGAGTCTCGAGAGACTTTCACCGCCCTCTGTCGATCCTTTTCAGTGCCCTTCATCAAATGGAAAGATGGCGGGAAGCACTGTCACTACGTCTTGAAAAGCGGCGGCCCTCTTCCTATGAGAGGGCCACTTCCAATGGAGAAAAACGACAAGATGAATGAGGAAGGAGACTTTGGTGAGGTCTTCAAAGTTGAGATTGACCCAGGCGACAGGGACTTCGACCCAGAGGTAAGTGAAACTTCAGATTTTACATGACTGAACGAACGTTCAAGAAACTGATACTCTGAGGCAGAAAAACACCAACTTTTTTGCTTTGAAGAAGCTTAAGAAGCATGGTGACTCGAATGGCACTTCTCGTGCGGACGAGTTCGACCTGGAAATCAGGTCGTTGATCTTCGCCGAGAGTCGAGCTTTGAAGGTACCAGGCCCGGATGATAATGGGCAAACGAAAAGGCACTTGATCCAGCCCCTTGCAACATTCGAGGTGTACGATTCCAACGATCCAGAGCCGACATTCTACTTTCTGTTCCCACTGGCAGATTGTAACCTAAAGCAATTCTGGGAGAAGAAGCGCCACGATGCGACAAGGGAAAAGCATTGTGGTTGGATGGTTGAGCAGTTTTACCTACTTGCCAAGGCCCTGCAGTGCGTCCACAATGAAAGGTCGCTGATGATCAGGTCAAAGAGAACTGATTCCAACGTCTTTTGCCGGCATGGAGACATCAAACCATCGAACTTCCTGTTCTTTGAGGACTCTCAACCCGGCGGTCTGGGCaggttggttttgggtgaCTTTGGGATGGGTAGAATTCACCGCAAAGGATCCAGATCAAGCCAGCCGGCAGGGGAGAGAATGGCCACGCTTTCTTATCAAGCACCTGAGTTTGCCAAACAGGATGTGGTGTCTCTCAAGACCGACATCTTCAGTCTCGGATGCGTTTATTTAGAACACATTACGTGGCTTCTGATGGGCTTCGAGGCCTTGGACAAGTTTGCAGACGCCAGACTCGAGACAGATCCCGTGTACGGTTTCGAGACAGATACCTTTTACAACGTGTCACAGTCCAAAGATTCCGTGTGGCTCAAGGAGGGCGTCAAGCGTTGGATCAGGGACCTGAAGCAGCACAAAGACTGCGTGGAAGTTGTATATGATCTGTTGGAGATCATCGAGCACAACATGCTCGAAGCAAACCACCAGAACAGGATCAACTCGGTAATGTTGGCTAACAATTTGGAAGAAGTGTGGATCAAGTGGCAACGTAAGGATTCCCTCTACGGCGACAGGCACTGGAGAGAAAGTGAGATTGGTTCCAAAGCAATCAACAGGCCCAATTCCAGTGCTAAAGTGCTTGCTATTTCCAAAGAGCTCCTGTGGAAGCAAAAGGCTAACCGCGCGTCAAGACGGAAGATCGCCGACAACACCACTCCAAACGACCACCAGAACCTTCCGGTAAAGGAAATAACTACAGTCGAAAATCCTTCTGGTCGCTTCGCCCTCGAAAGGGGCAAAACTTTCCACTGGACAATGGAACTGGAACTGCAGTCTGAAGATGATAGCGGCAGCGATCGTGAACTTTCGGCAGAGAGGGCAGAGGATATAATGACGAGAGTGCGTGCTTTGCGTCGAATCAAGGCGCGAGAGCGAAACGATCAGGATGTCAATCGGTTTCAGAAGATGGACGACATCTCAAGAAGCGAAGGTGAGCCTGGTTCAACCGGCAGCCGATAGTGACAGAACGCGGTTCAACACCACAATGTCGAGAGAGAGTAAATTGTGAAGAAATGGAGGGCTCGCCGTTCAACCTCGGTATTTGTAATGTGTCCGAATCTGGCTCTCGACGTGTTCGAGCATCGTCTTGGGAATCATCAAGGTTAGTTTTCGCCGTCCTCAGACGCAAGTTCTGTACTCACATCGCTCAGTGGTTCAGGTAGACTAAGGATCCAACGGTTGTCTTTCACCTGTTTTGTGCATATTAGCTTCCAGGAGTTGAAAAAGGGGCACAAATACATACGAGATAGGGgaagagggttagggttattaTATGTCTGAGGTGGAAGCTAAGGACAGAAAATGCGCAGATGCTTTACCTTGACTGCGTAATTCCCAGATGGATAGGCTGCATCAAGCCAGCTCTTCAGCTTTCGCGGATCATTGTACTTTTGTCGCATAACATGTTCGTACAAGGGTTGACAAGATTGGTGCCGTCCCATGGCGCCACGCGTGCTGGCACAGCAAGaagggttgggtttgttgggtgTTGAAACGAATGCCTGATAAGCCTGTCATGGAAATGGAAGAAAGGAGAGCAcaggaagatgggggagaaAAGCCCAACTCAAGATCACATGTGTCACTTAAGGTAGCCAGTCCTCAAGCTGAGTCTCACACCGCTCCACAGAAGCTGCTGCTTTCCGGGCAGTGGAACTCTAGGAAACCAAGTTGTATGTTCTGTCCACTGTTTTGGCCCACCGAACGCAGTTCATGTGGTTCAGCGTCGGTTCATGTGTTGGACATGCATCTGACCCCGCACTATCTCGCCTCTCTTGCCCTGGCATTCCGGGCGTCGCGTCGAGTGGTTGGGATGCAGCTCAGGCATTCCATAAAGCGCCGAGGCGTATCTTATCGATCATCCCTTATGGTTGAACTTTCCTCAGGTTCAAATCATTACCGTGTGAAGTGCGAACTGCCCAGGTGTTGGAAATGGGTAGGCTCCAAATGTTTTGGACGGCATGTTTTCCGTGCTCGGTAGGTGGTGCTCCTCCGGGTGAGGTGGCTGAGTTCCGTGCACCGATAACCAATCACTGTGCTAGCCAACCTGGGCGACTTCAGGCGCAATCTAATATACGCAGGGCTTTCTGATGGGTAACCTTATTAGTGGGGCGACGCAAGACTGTGGCAGTGCCAGCTCCCGACGATGGGCTGATGAAAAACAATGCATCTTGTTTGTTGGACTTTTACGTTGTGCTCTGTGCATATACCTTGTCTCTTCCTTGCTTACCGTTGACTATTTCCTACCTAGTTCATCCAACCAACGGCAAGGTGAACGTGGCCGTCATAGAAAACACCCTTCTCAATGGACTGGATCAACCCCGACTCTGGTTTTACCAACCATGATTTTACTGTCTTCAGTTACCCATACATGCACGTCCCTGCCCGAGATCACCACACCAAGGAAGCAGGACTAGACAGCAACAGCGACCTCTTCAGTTTAGGACCCGAGCCTGAGCAGAGACAAAGGGCGGTAACAATATGGAAATCCGATGCAGATGAAGTTTGTCTTTGTGATACCCCTATAACAGCCTCCACGACAGATCACACTGACTATCTTCTTATTTCAGGTCTCATTGCGAGATCAAGTCACCAGGGACGTGGGTCAAGAACAAGTCCTCAAAAACAACTCCGTATGACCCCCCACTATTCTCATCACTTTAAAACTGTGAGATGTTTCATACTTATGACCATGTTCAGGAACTCTGGACTCTGATTGAGCAAAAGGTACCAGTGACTTACACACTCATATGTCCCAGAGCCCCTGAAGTCTTTCCAGGTCAACCTTCCCTCATTACCGACCTTCCCTTCTCTGAAGACATCTGGAAATATGTAACGGACAAATTCCACGTCCACCGAAACATCACACGAACAATTCTTCGTAATGTGGCATACTTCTCAGCCATTCGTCATAGGCAAGAAGACTCCGGGCAATTCAAGATATGTCAGTGCTGCTTTTGTCCTGCAACTTGATACTTTCATCATACTCACATCACATAGCATACACTTCACGCACAACTTCATCCCTTCCGGATGACATCGCGCTATCCTCCACTTACATCCCTTCTCTCGgctccaccttctccatcatctACGGCAGTGATGAATCCCAAATGGAAGCCGCGTGGCAACGACTTCAAGAGTCAGCCCCCTCCCACGCTCATAGACACCcactgttgatgctgggaaTCGTCGCCGAattggagagggaaaggcTTGTCAATCTGGCTGAGAAGCTAGCCGACCAGTTCACCTTGTCATCTGACTTCTTGACAGAAGATGACAGCAGCAGTGAGGGTGGGCAGGGTTCGATAAAGCATGCCAAGATGCAGGAGTACCTTGGAATATGCCTCATGAGTAGGAACCTGGTAGATCACATCCGGAGCACGAAGAGGCAGCTGCTCAAAGTTCTGATTGAGCTTGATCAACTGGAAGAGTATTGGTTGTCCAAGTCTTACGAGGATGTCTTTTGCCAGCGGAAATCTCAGCATAAaaaggttgaagaaggcgccCGTGAGGCTGCTGAAAGCGAAGGAGAGAGCAAGGCTCTGTTGAACGAGGGGCCAGAACTCGGAGACAACGAGACCTCATCCAAGGTTCTTCTCGAACAAGAGAGAAAGTCTTTCATCCGAACAAGCAACAAGATGCGTCAGCGAGTCCGCGACATACTGGATGAATACGACGACAAGGTCGATGAGTGTAAAACGATGACACAGAACTTATCCTTGGCTATGCAGGCCGTAAGTGCCCTTCATATATCGCTGCAGCAAAGTCGATCGTCAAGAGCTGACCATGTCCCCTATCAAACAGGCCTGGAACCAGACCGCTCGCCAGGATGCCGCAGTCAATGCCAGGATAGCGCAACTCAACACTACGATAGCGCTAGAGACAAAGTCTGAGAGCGCCATGATGAGGAGCATCGCCCTACTAACAATGATATTTTTACCACTCAGCTGCGTTGCTGTAAGTCCTGCCTCGGCAATTTTTCCCTTATTCGAATGCCATTTAACT
This window of the Podospora pseudoanserina strain CBS 124.78 chromosome 3, whole genome shotgun sequence genome carries:
- a CDS encoding hypothetical protein (EggNog:ENOG503PD0J; COG:G), which produces MPPIPNVHVVYDNRRVHRIDDRGNEAWSYKHARKRKTIKVSEQNPEIIRHIKDRLYKTAHKNKGFLGSQDRGMRFVTRAQFDNIITPEAVLQVVAKLACYQGLTARDHMQIAQDIYWGTEDGRRSPCRRLLASLIGTGNSEALGSIKTLIDEGLSDTCLPLLVKEVMEEDTLICAHHEHQHASINDMDLESRETFTALCRSFSVPFIKWKDGGKHCHYVLKSGGPLPMRGPLPMEKNDKMNEEGDFGEVFKVEIDPGDRDFDPEKNTNFFALKKLKKHGDSNGTSRADEFDLEIRSLIFAESRALKVPGPDDNGQTKRHLIQPLATFEVYDSNDPEPTFYFLFPLADCNLKQFWEKKRHDATREKHCGWMVEQFYLLAKALQCVHNERSLMIRSKRTDSNVFCRHGDIKPSNFLFFEDSQPGGLGRLVLGDFGMGRIHRKGSRSSQPAGERMATLSYQAPEFAKQDVVSLKTDIFSLGCVYLEHITWLLMGFEALDKFADARLETDPVYGFETDTFYNVSQSKDSVWLKEGVKRWIRDLKQHKDCVEVVYDLLEIIEHNMLEANHQNRINSVMLANNLEEVWIKWQRKDSLYGDRHWRESEIGSKAINRPNSSAKVLAISKELLWKQKANRASRRKIADNTTPNDHQNLPVKEITTVENPSGRFALERGKTFHWTMELELQSEDDSGSDRELSAERAEDIMTRVRALRRIKARERNDQDVNRFQKMDDISRSEGEPGSTGSR
- a CDS encoding hypothetical protein (EggNog:ENOG503P168) — encoded protein: MDWINPDSGFTNHDFTVFSYPYMHVPARDHHTKEAGLDSNSDLFSLGPEPEQRQRAVTIWKSDADEVSLRDQVTRDVGQEQVLKNNSELWTLIEQKVPVTYTLICPRAPEVFPGQPSLITDLPFSEDIWKYVTDKFHVHRNITRTILRNVAYFSAIRHRQEDSGQFKISYTSRTTSSLPDDIALSSTYIPSLGSTFSIIYGSDESQMEAAWQRLQESAPSHAHRHPLLMLGIVAELERERLVNLAEKLADQFTLSSDFLTEDDSSSEGGQGSIKHAKMQEYLGICLMSRNLVDHIRSTKRQLLKVLIELDQLEEYWLSKSYEDVFCQRKSQHKKVEEGAREAAESEGESKALLNEGPELGDNETSSKVLLEQERKSFIRTSNKMRQRVRDILDEYDDKVDECKTMTQNLSLAMQAAWNQTARQDAAVNARIAQLNTTIALETKSESAMMRSIALLTMIFLPLSCVASVFSTTLFNWSPGEGEPVVSKYIWVLAVIAIVLTLAVVCIWYLSTDREKKRERERVKSWEIPLPGEMV
- a CDS encoding hypothetical protein (EggNog:ENOG503P0IA; COG:U), which produces MASSLLWLMFYLISQLHLVLGQTNASNVFIPEANTIISINLPDDGSNDINFYVSSPDWYQYSAIGFGSSMANSVILVMYPSADRKSVTVSPRFTK